CCGTGAGATAAGAAAGGCATGCAAAATCATAATCCAAACAGTTATttccttttatctctctctctctatcccttttCTGGAGGATTACTCCCCTCGAATTGAGTAGGTTACTTGGAAATATTATCAAACAGTAGAGGTGTTTTACAACTTGGTACCAGACACAAATCAGGAggatataatatttaattaaaacgtAACTTTGTTTAACAATTTATCTGAGCGTACACTCTTTTGGATTTTGATACAGCTTACAAAATGAAGATACTCAACTTGACATTAGAAGTACCAACGCTAGTCTAATAACCGGAGAATCATTTCAGCAGAATGCAGaaacttggaaagaaaaatgctagttgAAAGCAAGTCAATGCCGCTAGTCCCCCCACAAACTGAAATGCCTCTCACTTGGTGTAGAGAACATCTTCCCATGGGTGGCGGTATAGTGGCTGCTTCAATCTCTTCTGGTCAAAGGTGTGCCTGTTTTTCAATAAGGAGAACTCGGTTAAGATTGAACTATGAGATTTCACTGAAAAATGCTCATAACGATCACCATAGTTCGTATCATCGTTTTCTTCCCATCATTTCTAATTGTCCTAGTACACTCACGTGATATGTAATGTAAACAAGATATCCATGTTTATGGAAGTACAAACATTTGTCACTAACAAGTCGTATCAGTCAGTCATATctgaaattttttaaacttgaaaGCAATGGTTAGAATTTAGAGAAATCCACCCAAGTAGATTATCCAAGAGAGTATAGAAGATCGTAATCCGTGTCAGTCAACATGGGAGCATCTAATCAGTTAAAGAGGACCATAGATTTCTACTGTATCATCCTCGAGAAAAAAGAAGGCTTTATATGTTCAGAACTCAAACCGCTAAAGGTATCAATAACAAggatttaattcaaaattttaccTTAATAGCCAAGGCAAAGTATAAGCCGAAAATCTGGAGAAGTAAAGTTTTAGAGTAATTTACTTACCCAATCAGACCAATGGAGCGGGCCAGCACGAAGAGTCCATTCAGATAACCAATCTCAACAATCTCATCAATCTCTTGCTTGGTGAACATTCCACTGCCAGCAAGGAGATCCAAGAAAAGGGACCCAATTGCTCCATCCACATTGAGCACCAGGTTATTTGCCTTTGAGAGGGTGTAGGTTTCAACTTGCACAGCGTATTCCATGTACTTTACAGAAGGGAAATGCGTGCGTGCAAAGCGTTGAAGCAGCTCCACTCTCTTGTCTCTGTTGTCGCCTCTCTTGATCCTTTTCAACAGCAAAGAAACAAGAATTTCACATACTCAAGATTTGTGGCACAGCCACTAGAagcatgatttttaaatttcatggtTTAGCCCTCGTAAGTTGAAAGATGGTGAAGGTTCAAAACTCTCTATTACCTGTGCCCAATTCCGGGTACACGAATGCCCTTCTTTTTCATGCTTTCAACAAACTCATAAGGTGTCAAACCCTGAAAAACACAGGAAAGAGATAGGCTGTTAGAATGTTTAGACCAGTGGACACCTACTAACAAAGTTTCTCCAGTAACGCCCATCCAGTCTCACCCGGTCATAAGCATCCTTGAAGTATCGAGCAGCATCATCAATGGCACCACCAAATCGGGGACCAATTGTAAGCAAACCTGTTAAAGAAGTCCATCATTCACCCTTCCATTACAAAATCCGCTCACAGGAGCCACTCCTCCTAGCAATTTGAAGTAATAAATTCTGAACAAGAAAAAATTGAGAGGCAACTCTTTACCTGAGACTAGACTGGAAACAAGGTCCTTTCCAGCTCTTGCTGTTACTATAGTGTTGTGAGCACCAGAGACACAAGGACCATGGTCGGCACACAACATGATACATATCTGATCAATGTCATATATTAGTGACAGGACATGAATACAAGTTTGCTTTCAGAATCAGGAGTTTAAGGGAAAACAAATAGGACAAAAAGCTAAATCAAGAGAGACTTTTAAGCACGACCAAACTCTACAGTCATGAGCAACCTACCTCAATAAATTGTGTGCAGTAACGTGGAAGGCTGCGTTTGAACCACAAAAGAGAAATAACATCACCAACACCATAACCTGACTCAACAATGGAAGACATTGGTACACCAGCATAGCATGGCTCCTCACCTACAAAGCAATTAAGGCAAATGATATTAACCCATAAATTACAtgaatactaaattaaaattctatAGGTTCGAAAGGTACCCCTGTCATCAGAGATGGTGGAAATAATATGAGTTGGAGCGCGAACTTTTCCACTCTTGATGGCAGTGTTAAGATCCTCCGGTATTTGTGGAGGATGAACTTCCTTTACCGGTGTAGTCTTTCCCTCTTCAACCTAacagtaaattaaaatatgaaatatataattatatccaAATGCACAGAGCCTAAGGGAACTGacagaatgtttttttttttttttttttttttttgtgggtttggAGGGGTGTGGAGGAGGTTATTTATAGGCTGATGTTCATGATACACAGAACTAACCAGTTTCTCAAAAGTTTCCTTAATTGCAACTTCTAAGGCTTCATATGATGTGGGTACAACAGCTCCAGCTTCTCTTAGTGCTTGATTTTTGGCTTGAGCAGACTCCATCTCACCACCACTTTTAGCCCCCTGATTAGACAATACCAAGATACATAATTATTCACGAATGTGGCGCCTTTTGTAATATATCACTACAAAAAACAGCATTATAAACAGAACAGTAAAAGGCAATTGAGGTGGTTGCTTACAGCATGTCCAAACTGTACTTCAGATTTGAAGAGCCGTGCACAGGTTCCACTAACCCAAGCAACCACTGGTTTGGATACTTTGCCCTGCTTCAGGGCTTCCACTAGCGAATACTCATCTCGCCCACCAAGTTCCCCAAGTACAACAATCATTTTAACCTgaggattttaaaaaaaaaaactctgaatTGACTGTAAACAACAAATATATAGAGTCCAACACAAGAATGCTCAGTGAacgttttataaaaaatgttagattTCATGCTTTTCAAAGTATAGGAGCTCTGCAACTTAACCCCCAAAAAATGTGCAGTTATGTATTAAGAACATCTTTTTTGGGCCCTCGCAGAAATTGGGACTTGCTCGGACAGAAAGTTAAAAGTAAGATGATGCAGATATGACTTTGTCACCTAAAAAGAGCAAAGCAATAATATACCTGTGGGATGTTGTTAAACCGCAAAACATGATCAGAAAGAGTGGATCCAGGGAAAACGTCTCCTCCAATTGCAATACCTAAAGCAGTTCCAAAAcacatcaaaatttaaattatagcCTAAATCCATTCAAATAAGGCTATCATGAAGATAAAACGAAGCAATGCCGCCAGAATGTAGGTACCTTCATAAATTCCGTCGGTAACACGGGCAACCGTATTGTATAATTCATTAGACATCCCACCCTGCAATCgtaagaagtttttttttaatcatcaacACATTCAACATTCTTACCAAAGACGATAATGTTAAAagctagaaaaaaaattaagccaAGTCCTGAAGGAAGGTCCAGTCGTATCATTGAGGCAGAGGCCCAAAGTTAGGCAAGTCCTCCCAAAAGATGTTAAATTTGACTCCTGAATTAACTTAAAGATTACACACGTCCACCAGCCAAACTAGGGGTGGCAACTTGTGCTTGAAAAGCTTAGAACTGTTTGCACTTTTGAAGTTCTAGATAAAAATGGCTCACTCCTATACTCTCTACAGAATCCTTGCTTTAGTCTATTTTTCAACTCACTAGTTGCTTCCGTATTAAGAGGATATGCAGTGTAAATGAAGTTCAACTAGCACATTTTAAGTTTATGGGTACATCACAGATACGAAAAGACAAAATCTCTAATCAAACAATGTTTGGAAGGTGAAGAACAAGCTTGTTAATGATTTCATGCATGACGCAGTTGGTTTAACATATATAGCACATTATGATAATATTCTAGATCTCTTATGAGCCAAAATTCTACTTATTGAGAAATATAGATGCAATGAAGAGACAAAAATCGCTGGAGCAACTACGTACAGATTTGGAGACAAAACCAACAGATCCAGGCCTGTATAGCTTGCAatgaattatattatcaataGTTCCAGCAGTGTCACCAATCTTGAAAGCCCCAGCTTGAATGCCTCCAACAGTAGCTGGGCCAATAACAACCTACAGCATCATTAATAAATTAGCACCACTTGGTTAGTCTCTTGCCTGGTTAAGTCACTTTAAACAAGTATGCAGCCTTTCTCTTACCTTATTATTTGCCCGAGCATATGCA
Above is a genomic segment from Juglans microcarpa x Juglans regia isolate MS1-56 chromosome 1D, Jm3101_v1.0, whole genome shotgun sequence containing:
- the LOC121238581 gene encoding ATP-citrate synthase beta chain protein 2 isoform X1 produces the protein MATGQLFSRTTQALFYNYKQLPIQRMLDFDFLCGRETPSVAGIINPGGDGFQKLFFGQEEIAIPVHSAIEAACAAHPTADVFINFASFRSAAASSMAALKQPTIRVVAIIAEGVPESDTKQLIAYARANNKVVIGPATVGGIQAGAFKIGDTAGTIDNIIHCKLYRPGSVGFVSKSGGMSNELYNTVARVTDGIYEGIAIGGDVFPGSTLSDHVLRFNNIPQVKMIVVLGELGGRDEYSLVEALKQGKVSKPVVAWVSGTCARLFKSEVQFGHAGAKSGGEMESAQAKNQALREAGAVVPTSYEALEVAIKETFEKLVEEGKTTPVKEVHPPQIPEDLNTAIKSGKVRAPTHIISTISDDRGEEPCYAGVPMSSIVESGYGVGDVISLLWFKRSLPRYCTQFIEICIMLCADHGPCVSGAHNTIVTARAGKDLVSSLVSGLLTIGPRFGGAIDDAARYFKDAYDRGLTPYEFVESMKKKGIRVPGIGHRIKRGDNRDKRVELLQRFARTHFPSVKYMEYAVQVETYTLSKANNLVLNVDGAIGSLFLDLLAGSGMFTKQEIDEIVEIGYLNGLFVLARSIGLIGHTFDQKRLKQPLYRHPWEDVLYTK
- the LOC121238581 gene encoding ATP-citrate synthase beta chain protein 2 isoform X2, which translates into the protein MATGQLFSRTTQALFYNYKQLPIQRMLDFDFLCGRETPSVAGIINPGGDGFQKLFFGQEEIAIPVHSAIEAACAAHPTADVFINFASFRSAAASSMAALKQPTIRVVAIIAEGVPESDTKQLIAYARANNKVVIGPATVGGIQAGAFKIGDTAGTIDNIIHCKLYRPGSVGFVSKSGGMSNELYNTVARVTDGIYEGIAIGGDVFPGSTLSDHVLRFNNIPQVKMIVVLGELGGRDEYSLVEALKQGKVSKPVVAWVSGTCARLFKSEVQFGHAGAKSGGEMESAQAKNQALREAGAVVPTSYEALEVAIKETFEKLVEEGKTTPVKEVHPPQIPEDLNTAIKSGKVRAPTHIISTISDDRGEEPCYAGVPMSSIVESGYGVGDVISLLWFKRSLPRYCTQFIEICIMLCADHGPCVSGAHNTIVTARAGKDLVSSLVSGLLTIGPRFGGAIDDAARYFKDAYDRGLTPYEFVESMKKKGIRVPGIGHRIKRGDNRDKRVELLQRFARTHFPSVKYMEYAVQVETYTLSKANNLVLNVDGAIGSLFLDLLAGSGMFTKQEIDEIVEIGYLNGLFVLARSIGLIG